Proteins from a single region of Azospira inquinata:
- the yedE gene encoding selenium metabolism membrane protein YedE/FdhT, with the protein MNWPTFKQRFLITFWPPVPAIIAAGVLAAYYFGITGTFWAVTGEFTRWGGHLLQFAGYHPETWTYFKLMHFEGTPLERVDGMMILGMFAGCFAAALWANNVKLRLPQHPIRIAQALVGGIIAGFGARLAMGCNLAAFFTGIPQFSLHAWFFALATAVGTWFGARFTLLPLFRVPLKLQKVSAPTPLQQDPRQAARRFRLGMVVFLAFLAWAGSKVGATPKLGLAALFGLAFGLIIERAQVCFTSAFRDLWITGRTQMAKAILLGMAVSVIGVFSYVQLGVAPKIMWAGPNAVLGGLLFGFGIVLAGGCETGWMYRAVEGQVHYWWVGLGNVIGSTLLAIYWDDLTPLLVTPYAKVNLLETFGPAGGLLVTYLLLAVALLAVLWWEKHFFARKAAQEAL; encoded by the coding sequence ATGAACTGGCCGACCTTCAAGCAACGCTTTCTCATCACCTTTTGGCCTCCCGTGCCGGCCATCATCGCCGCCGGGGTGCTGGCCGCCTACTACTTCGGCATCACCGGCACCTTCTGGGCCGTGACCGGGGAATTCACCCGCTGGGGCGGCCACCTGCTCCAATTCGCCGGTTACCACCCGGAAACCTGGACCTATTTCAAGCTCATGCACTTTGAGGGTACGCCCCTGGAACGGGTGGATGGGATGATGATCCTGGGCATGTTCGCCGGTTGCTTCGCCGCCGCCCTGTGGGCCAACAACGTCAAGCTGCGCCTGCCCCAGCATCCGATCCGCATCGCCCAGGCCCTGGTGGGCGGCATCATTGCCGGCTTTGGCGCCCGTCTGGCCATGGGCTGCAATCTGGCCGCCTTTTTCACCGGCATTCCCCAGTTTTCCCTGCACGCCTGGTTCTTTGCCCTGGCGACCGCCGTGGGCACCTGGTTTGGCGCCCGCTTTACCCTGCTACCCCTGTTCCGGGTACCCCTGAAGCTGCAAAAGGTGAGCGCCCCCACGCCCCTGCAACAGGATCCCCGCCAGGCGGCCCGCCGCTTTCGCCTAGGCATGGTGGTGTTTCTCGCCTTTCTGGCCTGGGCGGGCAGCAAGGTGGGGGCCACCCCCAAGCTGGGGCTGGCAGCCCTGTTCGGACTGGCCTTCGGCCTAATCATTGAACGGGCCCAGGTCTGCTTCACCTCCGCTTTCCGGGATTTGTGGATCACCGGCCGTACCCAGATGGCCAAGGCCATTCTCCTGGGTATGGCGGTGAGCGTTATCGGCGTCTTCAGCTACGTGCAACTGGGAGTGGCCCCCAAGATTATGTGGGCCGGGCCCAATGCGGTACTGGGGGGACTGCTCTTCGGCTTTGGCATTGTGCTGGCCGGGGGCTGTGAAACGGGCTGGATGTACCGGGCCGTGGAAGGCCAGGTGCATTACTGGTGGGTAGGTCTGGGCAATGTGATCGGCTCTACCCTGCTGGCCATTTACTGGGACGATCTGACCCCCCTTCTGGTCACCCCCTACGCCAAGGTCAATCTGCTGGAAACCTTTGGCCCGGCAGGAGGCCTGCTGGTCACCTATCTGCTGCTGGCCGTCGCCCTGTTGGCCGTGCTGTGGTGGGAAAAACATTTCTTTGCCCGTAAAGCGGCCCAGGAGGCCCTATGA
- the groL gene encoding chaperonin GroEL (60 kDa chaperone family; promotes refolding of misfolded polypeptides especially under stressful conditions; forms two stacked rings of heptamers to form a barrel-shaped 14mer; ends can be capped by GroES; misfolded proteins enter the barrel where they are refolded when GroES binds), with product MPAKEVKFGDSGRARMVEGVNILADAVKVTLGPKGRNVVLERSFGGPTVTKDGVSVAKEIELKDKFANMGAQMVKEVASKTSDLAGDGTTTATVLAQAIVREGMKYVAAGMNPMDLKRGIDKAVEATIDELKKLSKPCSTTKEIAQVGSISANSDASIGEIIAQAMEKVGKEGVITVEDGKSLQNELEVVEGMQFDRGYLSPYFINNPDKQIAILENPYVLLFDKKISNIRDLLPVLEQVAKASRPLLIIAEDVEGEALATLVVNNIRGILKTVAVKAPGFGDRRKAMLEDIAILTGGQVISEEVGLSLEKATLEDLGQAKRIEVGKENTTIIDGDGTEDAIKARVTQIRAQIEAATSDYDREKLQERVAKLAGGVAVIKVGAATEMEMKEKKARVEDALHATRAAVEEGIVPGGGVSLLRARANVGSLKGANHEQDAGMKIVLRAVEEPLRQIVANAGDEPSVVVNKVLEGSGNFGYNAATGEYGDMVAMGVLDPTKVERTALLNAASVAGLMLTTDCMVAELVEDKPAAAGMPDMGGMGGMGGMGMGM from the coding sequence ATGCCTGCTAAGGAAGTTAAATTCGGCGATTCCGGTCGCGCCCGCATGGTTGAAGGCGTCAATATTCTGGCTGACGCTGTCAAAGTGACCCTGGGCCCCAAGGGCCGTAACGTGGTGCTGGAACGCTCTTTCGGCGGCCCCACCGTGACCAAGGACGGTGTGTCCGTGGCCAAGGAAATCGAACTGAAGGACAAGTTCGCCAACATGGGCGCCCAAATGGTCAAGGAAGTGGCTTCCAAGACCTCCGATCTGGCCGGTGACGGCACCACCACGGCTACCGTGCTGGCCCAAGCCATTGTCCGGGAAGGCATGAAGTACGTGGCCGCCGGCATGAACCCCATGGATCTGAAGCGGGGTATCGACAAGGCGGTGGAAGCTACCATTGATGAGCTGAAGAAGCTGTCCAAGCCCTGTTCCACCACCAAGGAAATCGCCCAAGTCGGCTCCATTTCCGCCAACTCCGATGCCTCCATCGGTGAAATCATCGCCCAGGCCATGGAAAAGGTCGGTAAGGAAGGCGTGATCACCGTGGAAGACGGCAAGTCCCTGCAAAACGAACTGGAAGTTGTGGAAGGGATGCAGTTCGACCGCGGCTACCTGTCCCCCTACTTCATCAACAATCCGGATAAGCAAATCGCCATCCTGGAAAACCCCTATGTGCTGCTCTTCGACAAGAAGATATCCAACATTCGGGATCTGCTGCCGGTACTGGAACAAGTGGCCAAGGCCAGCCGTCCCCTGCTGATCATCGCCGAAGACGTGGAAGGGGAAGCCCTGGCCACCCTGGTGGTGAACAACATCCGCGGCATCCTGAAGACCGTGGCCGTCAAGGCTCCTGGCTTCGGCGACCGTCGTAAGGCCATGCTGGAAGACATCGCCATCCTCACCGGCGGTCAAGTGATCTCCGAAGAAGTGGGCCTGTCCCTGGAAAAGGCCACCCTGGAAGATCTGGGCCAAGCCAAGCGCATCGAAGTGGGTAAGGAAAACACCACCATCATCGACGGCGACGGCACGGAAGACGCCATTAAGGCCCGCGTGACCCAAATCCGCGCCCAAATCGAAGCCGCCACTTCCGATTACGATCGGGAAAAGCTGCAAGAACGGGTGGCCAAGCTGGCCGGCGGTGTGGCCGTGATCAAGGTGGGTGCTGCCACCGAAATGGAAATGAAGGAAAAGAAGGCTCGCGTGGAAGATGCCCTGCACGCTACCCGCGCCGCCGTTGAAGAAGGGATCGTCCCCGGGGGCGGTGTTTCCCTGCTGCGCGCCCGTGCCAATGTGGGCTCCCTGAAGGGTGCCAACCACGAACAAGACGCCGGCATGAAGATTGTGCTGCGTGCCGTGGAAGAACCCCTGCGCCAAATCGTGGCCAACGCTGGCGACGAACCCTCCGTGGTGGTGAACAAGGTGCTGGAAGGCTCCGGTAACTTCGGTTACAACGCTGCCACCGGCGAATACGGCGACATGGTGGCCATGGGCGTGCTGGATCCCACCAAGGTGGAACGCACCGCCCTGCTGAACGCCGCCTCTGTGGCCGGTCTGATGCTGACCACCGACTGCATGGTGGCCGAACTGGTGGAAGACAAGCCTGCTGCTGCCGGCATGCCCGATATGGGCGGCATGGGCGGTATGGGTGGCATGGGCATGGGGATGTAA
- the yedF gene encoding sulfurtransferase-like selenium metabolism protein YedF, with amino-acid sequence MTQTPTQPASLPAPDFRLDMRGEPCPYPAVATLEALPQLAPGQVLEVVTDCPQSINSIPVDAKNHGYEVLEVVQDGPTIRYLIRR; translated from the coding sequence ATGACCCAAACCCCGACCCAACCCGCTTCCCTGCCCGCCCCCGATTTCCGCCTGGATATGCGGGGGGAGCCCTGTCCCTACCCGGCGGTGGCCACCCTGGAGGCCTTGCCCCAGCTGGCTCCGGGCCAGGTGCTAGAAGTGGTGACCGACTGTCCCCAGTCCATCAACAGTATTCCCGTGGATGCGAAAAACCACGGCTATGAGGTACTGGAGGTGGTGCAGGACGGCCCCACCATCCGTTATCTGATCCGCCGCTGA
- a CDS encoding potassium transporter Kup has translation MQGNENRHGGPMAPLALAALGVVYGDIGTSPLYTVHEIFAGAHHPVPVSHDNVLGILSLIFWSLMIVVSLKYVAFIMRADNKGEGGVMALMALVLRGAAGKPYAHGLMLLGLFGAALFYGDGVITPAVSVLSAVEGLEVVTPDFKPFILPIALAVILTLFLFQRHGTASIGKLFGPVMTVWFAALALMGVVSIARYPAVLAALDPRHALGFIAADPRLAFLSLGAVVLALTGAEALYADMGHFGRQPIQLAWFGLVLPALVLNYFGQGALLLTHPDAIENPFYRLAPDWALMPLVGLSTLATVIASQAVISGCYSITQQAMQMGYSPRMAVLHTSDKEQGQIYLPTVNWLLLLAVMALVLGFGSSSNLAAAYGIAVTGTMVITSILAFIVVRSLWGWSLTMGALVLGGFLVLDGAFFFANATKIKDGGWFPLAFGIGLFVIMTTWKRGRVLLRRRLEAEAMPMTDFMASLALSPVPTTPGTAIFMTPDASMVPHPLLHSLKHYQVIHERVVLLSVHFIDTPYVPEGERLTVSHLRDNFWHVAVNYGFKDEPDIPLALDHCAAQGLPLDLAEVSFFLGRETIIPRLGGQLPLWREKLFVALFRNAGSATDFFKLPSNRVVELGSQVTL, from the coding sequence ATGCAAGGCAATGAAAACCGTCATGGGGGCCCCATGGCGCCCCTGGCCCTGGCCGCCCTGGGGGTGGTCTATGGAGACATCGGCACCAGCCCCCTTTACACGGTCCATGAAATTTTCGCCGGGGCCCACCATCCGGTGCCCGTCAGCCACGACAATGTGCTGGGCATTCTTTCCCTGATTTTCTGGTCCCTGATGATTGTGGTCTCCCTCAAATACGTGGCTTTCATCATGCGGGCCGACAACAAGGGGGAAGGGGGGGTCATGGCCCTCATGGCCCTGGTGCTGCGGGGCGCGGCGGGCAAACCCTACGCCCACGGCCTAATGCTCCTGGGCCTTTTCGGCGCCGCCTTGTTCTACGGGGACGGGGTCATCACCCCGGCGGTGTCCGTGCTGTCGGCGGTGGAAGGCCTGGAAGTGGTCACCCCGGACTTCAAGCCCTTCATTCTCCCCATCGCCCTGGCGGTGATCCTCACCCTCTTCCTCTTCCAGCGCCACGGCACCGCCAGCATCGGCAAGCTGTTCGGGCCGGTGATGACGGTCTGGTTCGCGGCCCTGGCCCTCATGGGGGTGGTGAGCATTGCCCGCTATCCGGCGGTGCTGGCGGCCCTGGACCCCCGCCATGCCCTGGGCTTCATTGCCGCCGATCCCCGCCTGGCCTTTCTCTCCCTGGGGGCGGTGGTCCTGGCCCTGACCGGGGCGGAAGCCCTCTACGCGGACATGGGCCACTTTGGCCGCCAGCCCATTCAGTTGGCCTGGTTCGGCCTGGTGCTGCCTGCCCTGGTACTCAATTACTTCGGCCAGGGGGCCCTGCTCCTCACCCACCCGGACGCCATTGAAAACCCCTTCTACCGGCTCGCCCCGGACTGGGCCCTGATGCCCCTGGTGGGGCTATCCACCCTGGCCACGGTAATCGCTTCCCAGGCGGTCATTTCCGGCTGCTATTCCATTACCCAGCAGGCCATGCAGATGGGCTACTCCCCCCGGATGGCGGTGCTCCACACCTCGGATAAGGAGCAGGGGCAAATTTACCTGCCCACGGTGAACTGGCTGCTGCTACTGGCGGTCATGGCCCTGGTCCTGGGCTTCGGCTCCTCCTCCAACCTGGCGGCGGCCTACGGCATCGCCGTGACCGGCACCATGGTCATTACCTCCATCCTGGCCTTTATTGTGGTGCGCAGCCTGTGGGGATGGAGCCTGACCATGGGGGCCCTGGTGCTGGGGGGCTTCCTCGTCCTAGACGGGGCCTTTTTCTTCGCCAACGCCACCAAGATCAAGGATGGGGGCTGGTTTCCCCTGGCCTTCGGTATCGGCCTCTTCGTCATCATGACCACCTGGAAAAGGGGCCGGGTGCTGCTGCGCCGGCGCCTGGAAGCGGAGGCCATGCCCATGACCGATTTCATGGCCAGTCTGGCCCTGAGCCCGGTGCCCACCACCCCGGGCACGGCCATTTTCATGACCCCGGACGCCTCCATGGTGCCCCATCCCCTGCTCCACAGCCTGAAGCACTACCAGGTCATCCATGAACGGGTGGTGCTGCTTTCCGTCCATTTCATCGACACCCCCTATGTACCGGAGGGGGAACGGCTAACGGTCAGCCACCTGCGGGACAATTTCTGGCATGTGGCGGTGAATTACGGTTTCAAGGATGAACCGGACATTCCCCTGGCCCTGGACCATTGCGCCGCCCAGGGCTTGCCCCTGGACCTGGCGGAGGTGTCCTTCTTCCTGGGCCGGGAAACCATCATTCCCCGGCTCGGCGGCCAGCTGCCCTTGTGGCGGGAAAAGCTCTTCGTCGCCCTGTTCCGCAACGCGGGTAGCGCCACGGACTTTTTCAAGCTGCCCTCCAACCGGGTGGTGGAACTGGGGAGTCAGGTCACCCTCTAG
- the groES gene encoding co-chaperone GroES, which yields MKIRPLHDRVIVKRLEEERKTASGIVIPDAAAEKPDQGEVVAVGNGKLLDNGEVRKLEVKVGDRVLFGKYSGQTVKVDGQEVLVMREEDLMGVIEA from the coding sequence ATGAAAATCCGTCCCTTGCATGATCGCGTGATCGTCAAGCGCCTGGAAGAAGAACGCAAGACCGCTTCCGGTATCGTTATCCCCGATGCAGCCGCTGAAAAGCCCGATCAAGGTGAAGTGGTTGCCGTGGGCAACGGCAAGCTGCTGGACAACGGTGAAGTCCGCAAGCTGGAAGTGAAAGTGGGTGACCGGGTGCTGTTCGGCAAATATTCCGGTCAGACCGTGAAGGTGGATGGCCAGGAAGTGCTGGTCATGCGCGAAGAAGACCTGATGGGCGTGATTGAGGCCTAA
- a CDS encoding response regulator, translating to MNRNGDANAPKPVLIIEDDAQIRRFLRQTLAEEGCPTLEAANGATGLALAREQHPGLVILDLGLPDRDGVDLIPELLGWNAGPILVLSARTQEGEKIRALDAGADDYLTKPFGVGELQARIRVLRRRAAGAPEEGTLLSFGDIEMDRLRHQVTRQGETVHLTPIEYRLLSILVANGGKVLTHRFLLREAWGPAYVNSAHYLRIYVGRLRQKLEADPAQPRHFLTETGVGYRFQP from the coding sequence ATGAACCGCAACGGGGACGCCAATGCGCCCAAACCCGTCCTGATTATTGAGGACGACGCCCAAATCCGCCGCTTTCTGCGCCAGACCCTGGCGGAAGAAGGCTGCCCCACCCTGGAGGCGGCCAACGGCGCCACCGGTCTGGCCCTGGCCCGGGAACAGCATCCCGGTCTGGTGATCCTGGACCTGGGCCTGCCGGACCGGGACGGGGTGGATTTGATTCCGGAACTGCTGGGCTGGAACGCCGGGCCCATTCTGGTGCTCTCAGCCCGCACCCAGGAAGGGGAAAAAATCCGGGCCCTGGACGCGGGGGCCGACGATTACCTGACCAAGCCCTTCGGTGTCGGGGAATTGCAGGCCCGCATCCGAGTGCTACGGCGCCGGGCGGCGGGAGCGCCGGAGGAAGGCACCCTGCTCAGCTTCGGGGACATTGAGATGGATCGGCTGCGCCACCAGGTCACCCGTCAGGGGGAAACGGTCCACCTCACCCCCATCGAATACCGGCTGCTCTCCATTCTGGTGGCCAACGGGGGCAAGGTGCTGACCCACCGCTTTCTGCTCCGGGAAGCCTGGGGCCCGGCCTACGTGAATAGCGCCCATTACCTGCGCATTTACGTGGGCCGTCTGCGCCAGAAACTGGAAGCGGACCCGGCCCAGCCCCGCCACTTTTTAACCGAAACCGGCGTGGGCTACCGCTTCCAACCCTAG
- a CDS encoding type I restriction endonuclease subunit R: MSTTENQIELDLIAKLDDLKYTYRPDIRDRAALEANFREKFEALNRVKLTDGEFQRLLDTVITADVYKAAQTLRSITAFERDDGTPLNYTLVNIKDWCKNHFEVVNQLRINTDNSYHRYDVMLLINGVPVVQIELKTLAVSPRRAMQQIVDYKDAPGNGYSKTLLCFIQLFIVSNRADTWYFANNNARHFSFNADERFLPVYQFADKNNKKITNLEVFAEQFLAKCTLGQMISRYMVLVACEQKLLMMRPYQIYAVQAIVDCIHQRCGNGYIWHTTGSGKTLTSFKASTLLKDNPDIDKCLFVVDRKDLDRQTREEFNRFQENCVEENTNTETLVRRLLSDDKADKVIVTTIQKLGLALDDSNKRNYKERLEPLRQQRMVFIFDECHRSQFGDNHKAIKDFFPNAQMFGFTGTPIFEQNATYQQIEGQQASYRTTDDLFQRCLHQYTITHAIEDRNVLRFHVDYFKPEGKHPPKPGEPLAKRKVVEAILSKHDAATAERKFNALLATASINDAIEYHALFQTVQEKIRKQNPEFAPLNIACVFSPPAEGNKDVQQIQEDLPQEKADNQQDPEGKKAALTRIIADYNARYGTNHRIGEFDLYYQDVQKRIKDQQYPNGDLPHGKKIDITIVVDMLLTGFDSKYLNTLYVDKNLKHHGLIQAFSRTNRVLNDSKPYGNVLDFRQQQKEVDAAIALFSGEKVDRAHAIWLVDPAADVLGKYEAAVAGMERFMEQKNLACEPEQVYNLKGDTARIEFITRFKEVQRLKTQLDQYTDLAPEQKAKMEALLPRDQLQSFRCTYLEIAKRLKEQQAKEGEHAPAEVQQLDFEFVLFASSLIDYDYIMGLIARLTAQTPSSKTTMSREQLIGLIQADAKFMDEGEDITAYIRSLPLGEALEEKEIRAGYERFKAEKKVQELTGIATRHKLDAAALQAFVDEVLRRRIFDGEALSELMAPLGLGWKARTQAELALVDDLTPLLHKLAQGREISGLSAYEQ; the protein is encoded by the coding sequence ATGTCAACCACGGAAAACCAAATCGAGCTTGATCTGATTGCCAAGCTGGATGACCTCAAATACACCTACCGCCCGGACATCCGGGATCGGGCAGCCCTAGAAGCCAATTTCCGTGAAAAATTTGAAGCATTAAACCGGGTCAAACTCACCGATGGCGAATTTCAGCGCCTGCTCGATACCGTTATTACGGCGGATGTCTATAAAGCGGCTCAGACGTTGCGCAGCATCACGGCTTTCGAACGGGACGACGGCACCCCCTTGAACTACACGTTGGTCAATATCAAAGACTGGTGCAAAAACCACTTTGAAGTGGTCAACCAGTTACGCATCAACACCGATAACAGTTACCACCGCTACGACGTGATGCTGCTCATCAACGGGGTTCCGGTGGTGCAGATTGAGCTCAAGACTTTGGCCGTCAGTCCGCGCCGAGCCATGCAACAAATCGTGGATTACAAGGACGCCCCTGGCAACGGCTACAGCAAGACCCTGCTCTGCTTCATCCAGCTCTTCATTGTGAGCAACCGGGCGGACACTTGGTACTTTGCCAACAACAACGCCCGCCATTTCAGCTTCAACGCGGATGAACGCTTTCTGCCGGTTTACCAATTTGCCGACAAGAACAACAAAAAAATCACCAATCTGGAGGTTTTCGCCGAGCAGTTTCTCGCCAAATGCACCCTGGGCCAGATGATCAGCCGTTATATGGTGCTGGTGGCCTGCGAGCAGAAGCTGCTAATGATGCGGCCTTACCAGATTTATGCCGTGCAGGCCATTGTGGACTGCATCCACCAACGCTGCGGCAATGGCTACATTTGGCACACCACCGGCAGCGGCAAGACGCTTACCTCGTTCAAGGCCTCCACCCTGCTCAAGGACAACCCGGACATCGACAAATGTTTGTTCGTGGTGGACCGCAAGGATCTGGATCGCCAGACCCGGGAGGAATTCAACCGCTTCCAGGAAAACTGCGTCGAAGAAAACACCAATACCGAAACCCTGGTGCGTCGCCTGCTGTCCGACGACAAAGCCGATAAGGTTATCGTCACCACGATCCAGAAGCTGGGCCTAGCGCTGGATGACAGCAACAAGCGCAACTACAAAGAGCGTCTGGAACCGCTGCGCCAGCAACGCATGGTGTTCATCTTTGATGAATGCCACCGCTCCCAATTCGGCGACAACCACAAGGCCATTAAGGATTTTTTCCCCAACGCCCAGATGTTCGGCTTTACCGGCACACCCATCTTCGAGCAGAACGCCACCTATCAGCAGATTGAAGGCCAGCAGGCCAGTTACCGCACCACCGACGACCTATTCCAGCGTTGCCTGCACCAATACACCATCACCCACGCCATTGAAGACCGCAATGTCTTGCGTTTCCACGTGGATTACTTCAAGCCGGAGGGTAAGCACCCACCCAAACCCGGCGAGCCCCTGGCCAAGCGTAAAGTCGTCGAAGCCATCCTCTCCAAGCACGACGCCGCCACCGCCGAGCGCAAATTCAACGCCTTGCTGGCCACCGCCAGCATCAACGACGCCATCGAATATCACGCCCTGTTCCAGACCGTGCAGGAGAAAATACGCAAGCAGAATCCGGAGTTCGCCCCCCTGAATATCGCCTGCGTCTTCTCGCCGCCCGCCGAAGGCAACAAGGACGTGCAGCAGATTCAGGAAGACCTGCCCCAGGAAAAAGCCGACAACCAGCAGGACCCGGAAGGCAAGAAGGCCGCCCTCACCCGCATCATCGCCGACTACAACGCCCGCTATGGCACCAACCACCGCATCGGCGAGTTCGACCTCTACTATCAGGATGTACAAAAGCGCATCAAGGATCAGCAATACCCCAATGGGGACCTGCCCCATGGGAAAAAGATCGACATCACCATCGTGGTGGACATGCTGCTCACCGGCTTCGACTCCAAGTACCTCAACACCCTGTACGTGGACAAGAACCTCAAGCACCACGGCCTGATACAGGCCTTCTCCCGGACCAATCGGGTACTCAACGACAGCAAGCCCTACGGCAACGTACTCGACTTTCGCCAGCAGCAAAAAGAAGTGGATGCCGCCATCGCCCTTTTCTCCGGAGAAAAGGTGGACCGGGCCCACGCCATCTGGCTGGTGGACCCGGCAGCCGACGTGCTGGGCAAATACGAGGCTGCCGTCGCGGGCATGGAACGCTTCATGGAGCAAAAGAACCTAGCCTGCGAGCCCGAGCAGGTTTACAACCTCAAGGGTGACACGGCCCGCATCGAATTCATCACCCGCTTCAAGGAAGTGCAGCGCCTCAAGACCCAGCTGGACCAGTACACTGACCTAGCCCCCGAGCAAAAGGCCAAGATGGAAGCCCTCCTGCCCCGGGACCAATTGCAGAGCTTCCGCTGCACCTACCTGGAAATCGCCAAGCGCCTCAAGGAGCAGCAAGCAAAGGAAGGGGAGCATGCGCCTGCCGAAGTCCAGCAACTGGATTTCGAATTCGTGCTCTTCGCCTCCAGCCTCATCGACTACGACTACATCATGGGCCTCATCGCCCGCCTGACGGCCCAGACCCCCAGCAGCAAGACCACCATGAGCCGGGAGCAATTGATCGGTCTCATCCAGGCCGACGCCAAATTCATGGACGAAGGGGAAGACATCACCGCCTACATCCGCAGCCTGCCCCTGGGCGAGGCGCTGGAAGAAAAGGAAATCCGCGCTGGTTACGAACGCTTCAAGGCTGAGAAAAAAGTTCAGGAACTCACCGGCATCGCTACCAGGCACAAGCTGGACGCCGCCGCACTGCAAGCCTTTGTGGACGAAGTGCTCCGCCGCCGCATCTTCGATGGCGAAGCCCTGAGCGAACTTATGGCCCCCTTGGGGCTGGGCTGGAAGGCCCGTACTCAGGCGGAACTGGCGCTAGTGGATGACCTGACGCCCCTGCTGCACAAGCTGGCCCAGGGGCGGGAGATTTCGGGGTTGAGTGCGTATGAGCAGTAA
- the arfB gene encoding alternative ribosome rescue aminoacyl-tRNA hydrolase ArfB has translation MAFFTPLPCLPPAPAMPVYTVAPEEVTLEAIRAQGAGGQNVNKVSSAIHLRFDIRASSLPDWLKERLLRLGDQRLTRDGILVIKAQEFRTQEQNRAAALERLNALVAEAAHTDKPRRPTRPSRAALGRRKESKQRHGEIKRGRGKVAW, from the coding sequence GTGGCATTCTTCACCCCCTTGCCCTGTCTGCCGCCCGCCCCCGCCATGCCCGTTTATACCGTTGCCCCTGAAGAAGTTACCCTGGAAGCCATCCGGGCCCAGGGGGCCGGGGGGCAAAACGTGAACAAGGTGTCCTCCGCCATTCACCTGCGCTTCGACATCCGGGCCTCCTCCCTACCCGACTGGCTCAAGGAGCGGCTGCTGCGCCTGGGGGACCAGCGCCTCACCCGGGACGGGATACTGGTCATCAAGGCCCAGGAATTCCGCACCCAGGAACAGAACCGGGCCGCCGCCCTGGAACGGCTCAACGCCCTGGTGGCGGAGGCCGCCCATACAGACAAGCCCCGGCGCCCCACCCGCCCCTCCCGGGCCGCACTGGGGCGGCGCAAGGAAAGCAAGCAGCGGCATGGGGAAATCAAGCGGGGACGGGGCAAGGTGGCCTGGTAG